In Daucus carota subsp. sativus chromosome 4, DH1 v3.0, whole genome shotgun sequence, one DNA window encodes the following:
- the LOC108216651 gene encoding uncharacterized protein LOC108216651, with protein sequence MSSFQTPIQDSSSPIQPPIQPPIQEPMSPPTPDQEPQQNPQADSIQSPIQEPMNTTSPDQEMQQNPQGDTNLEQEEEEEGECGFCLFMKGGGCKDTFVGWEKCIEEAEKNQEDIVEKCFEVTAALKKCMEAHSDYYEPVLRAEKAAEAEAVEQLEKEKEKEEGGVVEGEKAKEEEKA encoded by the coding sequence ATGTCTTCTTTTCAGACTCCAATTCAAGACTCATCATCACCAATTCAACCACCCATTCAACCCCCAATCCAAGAACCAATGAGCCCTCCAACCCCAGATCAAGAACCCCAACAAAACCCACAAGCTGATTCCATTCAATCCCCAATTCAAGAACCAATGAACACTACAAGCCCAGATCAAGAAATGCAACAAAACCCACAAGGTGATACCAATTTAGAGCAAGAAGAAGAGGAGGAGGGTGAGTGCGGGTTTTGCTTGTTCATGAAAGGGGGTGGCTGTAAAGATACTTTTGTGGGTTGGGAAAAGTGCATTGAAGAAGCTGAGAAGAATCAAGAAGATATTGTGGAGAAGTGCTTTGAAGTCACTGCTGCTTTGAAGAAGTGTATGGAGGCTCATTCTGATTATTATGAACCAGTTTTGCGGGCCGAGAAGGCGGCGGAGGCTGAAGCTGTTGAGCAGTTGGAGAAGGAGAAGGAGAAGGAGGAGGGAGGGGTTGTGGAGGGTGAAAAGGCGAAAGAAGAGGAGAAAGCTTAG